The following DNA comes from Solanum stenotomum isolate F172 chromosome 11, ASM1918654v1, whole genome shotgun sequence.
TTTACCACAAAAATTCTAATGAAAACTTCAACTCTACAAATATGAGACTATGATTACACTACAAGACAAGACAAGAgtacaataacaatatatttaatacatttttataAGTCGATTtgaagaaatataataaatgaagAATTTACTTTTATCTTTATGGGATAGagatatttatttcatttaatcttcgattcaaaataatattttaaaaacataattataaaaaaagaaaataacagtaaaataacaaaatactaCAACATAAATGAAGCAACaaccaacaaataaaaatacacaTTAAATAATAAGAGCCTACGCAACTATTAAATAATACTTCTACTaattaagaaaaagagaaaactaGCCCCTACCTGCCCCACATAAAGTGCAACATTATTATATTACCTACTAACTTCTATCTTAATCATCCGTTTtcagatatttttatttaggatAATGCTCttcataaattaaagttatatcatatcatatctaATTACCTTTTCTAATTCATACTACAACCAATCTCTCACACATTCTGATTGACACGTCTATGCAccttctcttcacatgttcaaattatatctGCTTCACTTTTCTCAACTTATCAATTACGGAGATTATACGTAACCTCATACCAATATAACTTCATTACTAATCATATATTTACTCTACTATAATCACACACGAATCTAATCATCTTTATCTATAGTCTATTCTTAACTAATCAGTATGTCGCACTGCGCATGCAATAATGTTGATCTAACTTAATTTAATGATACACAATTTTCAATCTACTTTTTAACCATGGGGCCCACCACCTCAACTGCCAAATCACTGCCGTTAAGTTTTAACAGAAAATCAAGATCTATAATCTTCTATTCTGTTCTCCAAAAACTATACACCAAAGTTTCGATTTTTATCGTAGAgcaaaaaaaattccaatttaCTTGAGATAAAGAAAGCATATATTCGATTATTAAAGTCAGAAGCAACAATgggtcatcatcatcatcagttAACCGACCCACTTGTCACTcttagtagtagtagtactaGTTGTAAaagtttcttctttttcttgtctTTTTCTTGCAGAATTTGTCAATGGAACCTTTGATCTTCAAAATCAGGCTTCTTATTCTTGCTTGGGTGCATTTCAGATCTCGTTCAGGTAAACCCCATCTGCTCAAATCATGTGAAATTGTATTTGTTGAATGTGTTGTGGTAGTTTTTGAATGGAAGATTTTGTGTAATTGTGGGCTGTGGGGTGGAGTTTTTTGTTACCctgaagttaaaatttgaattgggttGTAGTAAAGTTGTAATCTTTAGTGAATTTGATAGTGATCTTGATTTGTCTTTATATGCTGACTTAAGGTGTGTCAGCAGTAGAAttggttttttctttcttttgactGTATTTGGGATTAGTGTTATGTAGTGATGGTTAATTGATTGGAAACAGCCTCTTTAGCCCACTGAGGTAGCGGTAAGGTCTGCGTATAGAGTATATCTTATCCTCCCTAGACCTAATTTGTGGAATTACAATGGATATGTTGGtggtgatggtggtggtggtagTGGTGTAGTGATGGTTAATTTCCTGAGAATGGGTGAAAGAAGTAGAATTTGTAAGGAACCTGAAGTTGAAGTTGATgtaaattgaagaaaaatgttACTAACGAGGTTCTTGGATCGCAGATTGTGTGTATTTGCGTGGCAGTTTCTTGAAATTTGTTGTTGTGGGGTGGAGATTTTAATTACcctgaagttgaattttgaagggGGTTGCAGTAAAGTTGTAATTTTGTGAATTGGTAATGATCTTGACTTGCCCGCTTTATGCTGACTAGATGTGTGTCAGCAGCAAATTAGTTTCTTCTTTCTGTTAACTGTACTTTGGATTAGTTTTATGTAGTGATGGTTAATTGCTTGAGAAGGGGTGAAAGAAGTAGAATTTGTAATGACCCTgaagttgattttgatgttgttaCTAATGAGGTTCCTGGGTCACAGTCTTGCAGATTGTGCGTATTTTTGTGGTAGTTTCTTGAGGGGTGAGGCTTTTAAGTATCCTGAAGTTAAAATTCGAGGTGGGTCGCAGTAAAGTTGTAATTTTGTGAATTGATAGTGATCTTGACTTGTTGTTTTATGCTGACTAGATATGTGTCGGCAGCAGTATTAGTTTCTTCCTTCTTTTAACTGTATTTTGGATTAGTGTTATGTAGTGATGGTTAATTGCTTGAGAATGGTGACCCTGAAGTTGAAGTTGATGTGAATTGTGAACCAAAGAAAATTGTACTATTTTTGTGAATTAGAAAGTTTTGTCCTTGTCTTTTTGTGCTGATTGGAGAAGGGTGAGTAGCATTCTCACTTCTCAGTGAGTTTTACTTATAGTTTCTCTTTTGCAACACTGACATTGCCAATTGGTGATGGAAAAAAAAGGGAAGGGAAAAcacgaaaataaaaataaaatacgagACACCGAAAATATGATAGTGTAAGGACTAAGTTATTTTCTAGTAGTTTCTGGTGCTTGAAAATAGTTCCTTATATAATAGATTACATGGCTGAAAATTGACTTGGTGAAGCAATTGTCCCAATCATATGCTTACAGTTGATTTACCCTAGTTCACTTGTTGTTCCTTGGAACGATTGAGAtggaaactatgacaattagCAGACATTGTGTGCTAGGTGATTGAAAATAGAATTTGTAAAGCAGGGTTGTTGATCGCTGGAAACATCATTATAAGCTGTGGTTTGTTGATGGAATCTGTCCTGTCTTCAAATCTATTAGTTTTAGGCTGCATTGTTACACAAACACTTCCTCTAATGTAGCAAGCAGGCTCACTCTTAGAGAGTTTACTTGACTGTTTGGACTgacacatttattttttaactaatatAAGAAAGTTTAAGCCTTGAAGGTTTACTGCTAGACATAGAGTTTGCCTTGAAAATCATGgaatattttgtttttgaatgTAAATCAATTTCAGGTCCAATATCCTTGGTGAAACACTTCTCTAATAAAGATATAAAGAAAGCAACTGATGGTTTTAGGAGAATTGTGTACAACTCTTCCAAAAGAGTTGCTTACAGAGCAAAGTTTCAAAATGGCCATGCTGCGATTGTGAAAGAAGTCCGAGTTTTCGAATATCAGGATGATACTGCCTTCTACAGGGAGGTACAATTACTCGGTCGCTTGCATCATCGACATATTGCTGCACTTAATGGGTTCTCTTGCGGCCCTAAGAGGTTAATTTCCTAAGCTTTGTCTTGATGAAGTTTGTGATTTGTAGAAATGGTCCTGTGTCTTGTTGATTAAAAATCTAACTTTGAGATAAGAATGAGGAAAAATATTGGTTGATTATTTCTTGATCAAATTATGATTAGAATATAATACTAGTGCTATTGTATATTGTATATTGTATTACCAGATTATACGCTTTTATGCTATCAGGGAAAAGTCATAAATATCCGTCATAATTTCTGATCATTAGAAATCTGACCTCTGATCTTTGATATCTTTTGTCACCATTTTTCTTTCACAACCAAAAGACGTGCGAAATGCCACTTACTACTGGGAATCACAGGTTCCTTCGTCTAGGAGGTAGGTTATGTAGGTGAGGCATTGTGTCGTCAAACAGAAAGAAATTTACTCTTCCATTTCTTAGCAGGAATGCTCCTATGTTAGCAGGACATTTCGTGCAAGAACTAGGTTTGAGTTAGTACACTAACTTGGCTGTGTTTTCTAGCCTAATGGTTCTGTCTCTGAGGTAACCCGGACTAGTAGCAACCGATTCTAGTAAGTAAGCTTTTGAAAAGGCGGGTGGGTCTTCAGGCGATTTTTGTAATGAATAGTTTCAATCAAAATTACATCGATTGTAGCTAGTGATTGCCAGGGTTGGTGTGTGATCACCAAAGGTGAAGTAACCCTTCAGATGCTCTCTCCGCCCATGCCCAATACCCCCGGCCAGTTCCGCTGAGGCACAATTGTAAATTGTTCATAGATTGCTCGATCAGGACAAATATCTTAAGCAGATGTTTAATTAGCTCACAATCCTGGCAAAATATTAACTTCCAAGAATATTTAGATTCTAGCTCTAGTGATTTACTGAAAATTAGGGAATCCCTATTTTCATTTCCATGCAGTGTTCTTGTGAAATGTAATCATTTTTTCATTGGTTTCTACTTCCTTTTCTTCAGTTCCAATGGATCTCCATtccttcctttttccttttcatatcCATATTACATATGCACTACAAATGGATATGGGGCCAAACCCATAATCTTGTGTGTTAGTGCCCGAGGCTTTCATTGGGTTATGGCTCATTGGCTactcttttcttattttgtctcattttttaataagtaatcagacAATGCAAATGCTTTTCGCTGCCCAAACGTATCATGTAATGTTCCCCAAACACCCAAGTCATGCTTTTCCAAGCTGTGGTCAGTGTTGTGACACTTCTAGATGCTTCAATCCGAGAACTGACCTGGCCCTGCCTTCATATTGCTAGAGCAAGAGACATTCTAATTGTGGCAGTGAGTTGACGGATATGTTTAATGTGAAAGATAACATTTTGAAGAGACCTTTATTTGAATGTGAAATTAAATGTCCTCGTGTCAAATTCAACATTTTGTTCCTCGTACTACGACATAAGGTCATCAATTTCTCCTTACTGCAAATGAAACTAATCAACCTACGTAATAGTATACCATAgagttttttttaagaaaaagtatCATTAGATGGCTTTATTTGCTAAGTGCAGTGGATATCCTTTTGCTTCCTACATATTCTGGATGTGAATGTTCCTTTTCTTTGGTTGCatttccctttttcttcttttgttcttttggtTTCTTTCTCCGTTCTCTGATAGCATATCTTGTCTATTTTCAGGTTTCTagtctttgaaaatatggaaaaaGGAAGTCTGAAGGAACACCTTTCTGGTAAGTTTAAGCAAAagtcttctctttttttttttctctgtcTACTTTGCGTTGAATTTGATGTATGTGCTGCTATCTATATTTGGTTCTTGCAGACCCTCTGATGACCCCATTAAACTGGAGGATAAGACTGCAGATAGCAGTTGGCATCGCTGCTGCTTTAGTATGTTCCTGAAACTGCATATTGCTATGTAGTCATATCCTGATCATTTCCAATATATgctttttatgtttttcatttaCCACATTGAAGATATAGTTAGTGGTAGATTAACTCAAATGGCAAACTCCTCGGCACCGCCTCGATATTACGAAAATATAGACTCTGAATTTTATTTAGTGTGTCCCGCTCTTCTAAGAAATGATCATCGCCTAAGTGTTGGATTACTGATTGTTGTTTATATCTTGATTAAGGAATATCTCCACTTCTTTTGTGATCCACCGATGTACCACATTTCAGTCAGTTCAAGTACCATCATGCTGGATGAGAACTTCACAGCTAAAGTGAGCCTCGCAATCTTGAGCACCTCTCTATAGTAAATTGCTCCATCATCATATTTGTTGTACTTTTTTTTGGACCTGCTTTAtcttttgttaaaataatgacCATATGGTTCCCTGTTACAGCTCTGTGATGTTAGCCTCCTTTGTTCTGTCGAAAACAACAATCCACTTCCGAAGTCTAAATGCTCCAAAGGTACAAGGCTTGCTTCTTATTATCATCACCTCAAATCATACAAGTTGTGACCTCTGTTCAGATTTTGCATTGCTTATTTCACAGAATGTAGAGATGACATCTGCAAACATACAATCTTCCAGCTTGGTTTACTGATCCTCGAGTTAGTCACCGGTCAATCCTCAGAAGAAGGAGGTGTTGACTTAGTTCAATGGGTTCAAGATTCTCGTTTCCGAAGAAGATCCATTCACCAGATGATTGATCCTGATCTCGGAGACAGCTACGATTTCAAAGAGCTTAAAGGTCTTCTGGCAGTTGCTAAAATGTGTGTACAATCTATTCATATGCCTACAATAAAGACCCCTCAAATTTTGTGGTATCTCCAAAAGAAACTGGGCAGGACTCAAGTAGTTTGCTGATGACCGGAGTCATCTGTTTCCAAGATGTTCACAAATATAGATCATAGATTCTGTGAGTagacatattttttcttttctgtaaagctatgttgctcagactcttcaaaaatatcatcGGGGTGcatgtcggattctccaaaactAGTGTATTTTTTAAGACTCCGACATGCGTGCAGCATCAAAACTGAAGAGTCCACACAGATTAGTCTGTAAGTAGTCTGCTGCTTTTTGACATTGATTATGAGATTAAATCTCTTCATAGAAAAACAAGATCCTCTTCAACCAGACCCTTGTTGAGTATTTACATACTATACTAGATCAACATCCAAAATAAGACCCCTGTTAGACTGCTACAGCATGTTGCCCAGTTACTTTTGGTCATCTTgtaaaaaacaaataagaaacaTTCTGCAGATCTTGTGCAATATTAAGTGTGAATATTTTTACACTTAAGATTATTACCTATTTGTATcatattgttagtttaaatatagtATACATAAATTCCATTTGGATgttaatatatgaatatatagtTCTGAAGCTAGAAATTGTTTcacaagaaaattatatttctatttcattaCTACTTCATTAAAGCATCAGTTTTTGGACTCCCCAAAACAACAGAATACAGTAAACCAAACTAAACTATAAGCAAAGTTCAAACTGGTAAATCTTTCTACATCTACTGTTGAGCACACTGTACTCTCTGTCCTCCACTACCAGACATCTCTTCATCCTCATCATATGCTTCTTGTTGTGCAGCTTGTTTCCTTCTCATTTCCTCCTCCATATTCACATCATGCAATGTGGTCTCCTCACATTCATCCAGTTCCATGTCTGAGTACTGTGATGTAGGTCTTGGTGGTAAGATTGCCTCCAGAAGCTGCACCTGTGGCAGGCTCAACGAATCCGGGAATTCCACAGTGAAATGAATGTACAGTTTACCCTTCATGAATGGCCTCTGGTAAATTGGCATTCCTTCATCATTGATCGCCTTGAATTGATCTGCAGTAGTTGGAACAAAAGGTTGAATCAAGATTGTTTTGAATAAACACAAGAAGCTTCAGGATTTAAACTTGATCATCGACTCATtgtacacacacacacatacatattGTTCACGTCGAATGCACTAGGTAAGTATGAAGGTGTTACTAACCAGGTTTGACAACTTCTCCAGGATTTGATTTTATGAGGAGCTGTCTGCCATCCAAGTGTGTCAATATGAACTGGAAGCCACACAGTGCCTCAGTTAAGGTCAATGTGTGATCAACAAACAGATCTTCACCCTTCCTCTTGAACTTCGGGTGTTCTTTCTGCTGGAGAACGAAAACTACATCTCCAGTAATTGTATCAGGCTGCAACAATATTAAACCAGGTCAGCAACCACCTAAGGCTAAATCATCAACGTCAATGTACTAACACGTTAGAGATGACAAGTTTAGCTTACCGCTTCATCAGCCTCGCCAGGGAATGTAATTTTCTGTCCATTCTGCATTCCTTTTTCAACATGGACTTCAATGACTTTCTTCTCCTGTACCACTTTTTCACCTTTGCATTGAGGACAACGATCCTTATCATCAATTGTCTCTCCGGTACCCTTGCATTTATTACAAGGATGCTGCATTTGCTGGATCATTCCAGGGCCAAGTTGTCTGATTGAAACCTTCATACCAGTACCTTCACAACCAGAACACTTCATTGAATCACCAGACTTTGACCCCTTGCTGCAGTTACAGAAACAAACCAATACAATGTAAGAAAACATTTCCGCACTTATAGTGAAATCTCACTTCTCTATATCAGGAAATCCTTTCAACTCCAGACTATTACGTTTAACCATTTATACGCAAGTACGAAAGGGCTACAAACACTACCAGGAAATCAAAGAGTACGGATATCAGAGAGATACTAACCCACTACACTTGGAGCAAATAACATTGCGTGAAAGCGAGAGTTTCTTGCTTATCCCAGTGTATAGGTCCTCTAGCGACACCTTCAATGGATGCACTACATCGTCACCCCTCCTCTCTCTTTGTCCTCTACGACCACCACCACCTGCTCAGCACGCACACTTGTGTTATTCAAGTttcaaacaacaataacaattacCACACCACAATCCCAAAAAAGACGAGCTGGTGCTATTCAACTTCAAAGACGAAAAAACTAGCAAGAAAACTtgatactccctctatttcaatttgtttgccTTAAGTCCGCTAAAAAATAGACACATATTGCCTTTCTTTTTTTGACAACTCTTCAATTTTGCCTTCTGCATAACTTTAGTAAAGATCAGAAAATTCAAAAGTCGTgtttacctttttttaaaatttgtatcaaATCGAAACAAGACAAATAAACTGAAATGGAGGAAGTAACACATAACAAGCATCACGAAAGCTTGATTCATTAGATCTAACCTCCAAAAGGACTTCCACTAAAGAAGGAATTAAAGAGGTCAAATGGATCATGTGTGCCACCACCACCACCCATTCCTTCTTTCAGTGCTTCTTCTCCATACTGATCATAAATCTCACGCTTCTGTGAGTCACTCAAGACCTCATAAGCTTGAGCTAGCTCCTTAAACTGCACAAGAGAACAACTGTTGTCAGATCAGCATAATAACACCACCAAAAGAGGATTAATTAACAACAGGAGCCATTCAAAAAAGTGTAGCTTCCCACTGGCTTATCAGCGCAGAAGACAACTACTCCAGAAACAACCATAACAATAAAACAGCACCAACAACACacaaaaaggaaaggaaaaaaacagCTCAAAGTAGCATAAAAGCTATTTCTCCCAAATTGGAACAAAGGACATTCCCAAACTTCATGTCACCTGATGTAACATGGATATATATAACAACAGGAgatgacaaaaagaaaaaaaagctaTCTTTTCAGGATCACCACCCTTATCAGGTATTCAGGTTCATCTAAGCAGCTTTACTTCACAAAACCAACAAATACATGGAACTCTAAGAAGCACCTCAACTAAAAGACTTACACATCCTAAAAACACCACCTTTGATCATCTTAGCTCTTAATCTAAAGACTCTGAACAAACACAGCagcataacaacaacaaaaagcaCCACcccaacacaaaaaaaaagagagaaaccAGCTCTACAAGCATTCTTcctccccctccccccaaaaaaaatcttAGAACCTCCATTGGCTGGCTAACTGAATTTTCAGGTTATTAATGAGAGCTTGATTCCTCACCTTATAATCCCTCTTCCCCTTCCCCCAGTACATTTCTCCCAAATTGAAACTAAGACATCCCATTCTTCAAGAAACAATGGATGAAACAAGGATATAGCAGGCAGCAGGAAAtggtacaaaaattaaaatgtacctCAACTAAAACATTTACACAGCCAAAAATTCAGCATTTGGTAACTCTCCAGGTTAAACAAACATAACaccataacaacaacaataaaaaaaataccaacaCCACATACAAAGAGGGAAAAACAACTcccaaattaaaacaaagactTCACCTTTCTTCAAGAATAAACAAAAAGATTACCTTTTCAGGGTCACCACCCTTATCAGGGTGATTCTTCATAGCAGCTTTTCTATAAGCTTTCTTGATTTCATCTTCTGAAGCATTCTTGGAAACACCCAAGATTTCATAAAACCTTGTATtatcactctttttttttcctcctcttCCAAACATCCTCTTcaattttcaagtttttttcaagaatagtattaattaaaagaacaaaacaccCAAATACTTGACTCCAACAAGGATTCAAAAGGGGTGTATATATAGACATTTTTGAAGGCACAGGTGAAATGGGAAATTGAGAATAGTGGAGAATCCTCTAGAATTCTCTTCTTGCTGCTTATTCTAGATTGTTCacattgagaaaaaataataacatgGGAAGAATGCACCACTAGAGTTGAGGAAATTACACTTAGACCCACTATCTTATGATTTATGTTACATATTGGCCCTCTTATCCCCACGTCCTTTACACGTGTAATTGTTGTTATGTGAAATGATTCGAAATCacgattattttcaattttttcttttttttaggtATCACGTTTATTTTcgattttctctttcttctaggTGTAACTATTGCATGTGAAATGATTCGAAATCACGtgtattttcaattttctcttttttatagGTATAACAGTTGCTTTGTGAAATGATTTGGATCAtgtttaatttcaattttctctttttttcagGTGTAACTGCTGCATGTGAAATGATTTGGAATCAGGCGTAtttcaattttctcttttttctaggTGTAACTGTTACTCTGCAAAATGATCTGCAATCatgtgtatttttaattttctttttaatatgtGTAATTATTGTTTTATGAAATGATTTGGAATCACGTGCATTTTCCGTTCTCATATGTGTAATTGTTGCGTTGTGAAATGATTCAAAATTACGtctattttcaattttctctttttctagGAGTAACTGTTGCTTTGTGAAATGATTCGAAATCACGTTTATTTtcgattttctcttttttctagaTATCAcgtttattttcaattttctcttttttctatgtatcacatttattttcaattttctctttcttttagGTGTAACTATTGCATGTGAAATAATTCGAAATCAAGtgtatttttaatttctcttttttatagGTGTAACTATTGTTTTGTGaaatgatatggaatcatgtttatttttaattttctcttctttttttaggTGTAACTGTTACATGTGAAATAATACGGAATCAcgtatattttcaattttcgtTTTTCCTAGGTGTAATTGTTACTCTACAAAATGATGAGCATCAATCACGtgtattttcaattttctttttatatgtgtAACTATTGTTTTATGAGATAATTTGGAATCACGTGCATTTTCCGTTCTCTTTTTTATATGTGTAATTGTTGTGCTGTGAAATGATTCGAAATCacgtttattttttattttctcttttttcgaGGAATCACATTTATTTTcgattttatcttttttctagGTATCAcgtttattttcaattttctctttcttctggGGGTAATTATTACATGTGAAATGATTCGAAATCAAGTGTATTTttagtttctcttttttataGGTGTAACTATTGCTTTGTAaaatgatatggaatcatgtttattttcaattttcacttctttttttaGGTGTGACTGTTACATGTGAAATAATACGGAATCACatgtattttcaattttcttttttcctaaGTGTAACTGTTACTCTACTAAATGATGAACAACAATCACGTGTAtttccaattttcttttttatgtgtGTAATTGTTATTTTATGAGATGATTTGGAATCACGTGCATTTTTCGTTCTCTTTTTTATATGTGTAATTGTTGCGTTGTGAAATGATTCGAAATCAcgtttattttcaattttttctttttttctaggAGTAACTGTTGCTTTGTGAAATGATTCGGAATCACAtttattttcattctcttttttctAGGTGTAATTGTTGCTTTGTGAAATAATTCAGAATCACGctacttttcaattttctcttttttctaggTGTAACGGTTGCATATGAAATGATCAGAATCAcgtgtatataattttttttcttttttctaggTGTAATTGTTACCTTacaaaatgatccacaatcacgTGTATtttcaatttcctttttatatgtGTGTGTAACTGTTGCTCTTTGAAATGATTTGGAATCACGTGcattttcagttttctttttttatatgcatAACTATTGTGCTGTGAAATGATTCTAAATCACGTTTATTTTCAGTTCTCTTTTTTATATGTGTAGTTTTTGCTTTGTAAAATGATTCGAAATCATGTTTATTTTTAGTTCctttttatatatgtaattgttgCTCTGTGAAATGATTCGAAATCgcatttattttcaatttccttttttacATGTATAACTGTTGCTCTGTGGAATGATTCACAATCACgtttattttcagtttcttttttttttatatattatgtaacTGTCGCTCCGTAGAATTATTTGAAATCACATTTATTTTCAGATAAAATTTACTAAGCTCGCTCTTTGCACGtgaaatgatataataataaaagtaatattattGAATTCGAATAGGTGTGCATATTATTTAGAAacattaagaagaagaaatcttCATTTAATCGTCgatttataaattat
Coding sequences within:
- the LOC125845224 gene encoding dnaJ protein homolog isoform X3 gives rise to the protein MFGRGGKKKSDNTRFYEILGVSKNASEDEIKKAYRKAAMKNHPDKGGDPEKFKELAQAYEVLSDSQKREIYDQYGEEALKEGMGGGGGTHDPFDLFNSFFSGSPFGGGGRRGQRERRGDDVVHPLKVSLEDLYTGISKKLSLSRNVICSKCSGKGSKSGDSMKCSGCEGTGMKVSIRQLGPGMIQQMQHPCNKCKGTGETIDDKDRCPQCKGEKVVQEKKVIEVHVEKGMQNGQKITFPGEADEAPDTITGDVVFVLQQKEHPKFKRKGEDLFVDHTLTLTEALCGFQFILTHLDGRQLLIKSNPGEVVKPDQFKAINDEGMPIYQRPFMKGKLYIHFTVEFPDSLSLPQVQLLEAILPPRPTSQYSDMELDECEETTLHDVNMEEEMRRKQAAQQEAYDEDEEMSGSGGQRVQCAQQ
- the LOC125845325 gene encoding probable receptor-like protein kinase At1g49730, with protein sequence MEPLIFKIRLLILAWVHFRSRSGPISLVKHFSNKDIKKATDGFRRIVYNSSKRVAYRAKFQNGHAAIVKEVRVFEYQDDTAFYREVQLLGRLHHRHIAALNGFSCGPKRFLVFENMEKGSLKEHLSDPLMTPLNWRIRLQIAVGIAAALEYLHFFCDPPMYHISVSSSTIMLDENFTAKLCDVSLLCSVENNNPLPKSKCSKECRDDICKHTIFQLGLLILELVTGQSSEEGGVDLVQWVQDSRFRRRSIHQMIDPDLGDSYDFKELKGLLAVAKMCVQSIHMPTIKTPQILWYLQKKLGRTQVVC
- the LOC125845224 gene encoding dnaJ protein homolog isoform X2 encodes the protein MFGRGGKKKSDNTRFYEILGVSKNASEDEIKKAYRKAAMKNHPDKGGDPEKFKELAQAYEVLSDSQKREIYDQYGEEALKEGMGGGGGTHDPFDLFNSFFSGSPFGGGGGRRGQRERRGDDVVHPLKVSLEDLYTGISKKLSLSRNVICSKCSGKGSKSGDSMKCSGCEGTGMKVSIRQLGPGMIQQMQHPCNKCKGTGETIDDKDRCPQCKGEKVVQEKKVIEVHVEKGMQNGQKITFPGEADEAPDTITGDVVFVLQQKEHPKFKRKGEDLFVDHTLTLTEALCGFQFILTHLDGRQLLIKSNPGEVVKPDQFKAINDEGMPIYQRPFMKGKLYIHFTVEFPDSLSLPQVQLLEAILPPRPTSQYSDMELDECEETTLHDVNMEEEMRRKQAAQQEAYDEDEEMSGSGGQRVQCAQQ
- the LOC125845224 gene encoding dnaJ protein homolog isoform X1, whose translation is MFGRGGKKKSDNTRFYEILGVSKNASEDEIKKAYRKAAMKNHPDKGGDPEKFKELAQAYEVLSDSQKREIYDQYGEEALKEGMGGGGGTHDPFDLFNSFFSGSPFGGGGGRRGQRERRGDDVVHPLKVSLEDLYTGISKKLSLSRNVICSKCSGKGSKSGDSMKCSGCEGTGMKVSIRQLGPGMIQQMQHPCNKCKGTGETIDDKDRCPQCKGEKVVQEKKVIEVHVEKGMQNGQKITFPGEADEAPDTITGDVVFVLQQKEHPKFKRKGEDLFVDHTLTLTEALCGFQFILTHLDGRQLLIKSNPGEVVKPDQFKAINDEGMPIYQRPFMKGKLYIHFTVEFPDSLSLPQVQLLEAILPPRPTSQYSDMELDECEETTLHDVNMEEEMRRKQAAQQEAYDEDEEMSGSGGQRVQCAQQ